GGCGGGGGCCTGGCGGTGCTGGCGCTGGCCGCGTACTTCGTGCAGGCGAGGTTCACGCCGTACGCCGATCCGCTGCTGCTGCCGCTGGCGGTGGCCCTGAACGGCATCGGGCTGGCGATGATCTACCGGCTCGACCTGGACACCAGCGCCGACCGGAAGGCCGCCGCCGCGGCGGGCAAGAAGCTGCTGAAGGACGCCGCCGACGCGCCCAGCCAGCTGATGTGGACGTTCGTCGGCATCGGCCTGTTCGTCGCCGCCGTGCTGATCATGCGGGACACGGAGAAGACGGACGCGCCGCTGTCGTTCACGCCGAAGACCGCGCAGCGCTACACGTACCTGATCGGCCTGACCGCGATCATCCTGCTGCTGCTGCCGATCGTTCCCGGCATCGGGCAGCAGATCAACGGCGCCCGTGTGTGGATCAGCGTCGGGCCGTTCTCGGTGCAGCCGGGCGAGTTCGCCAAGATCCTGCTGGTGGTGTTCTTCGCCGGGTATCTGGTGAACAAGCGGCAGGCGATGTCGCTGATCGGCAAGAAGGTCGGCCCGTTCAGCCTGCCCCGGGCCCGCGACCTCGGCCCGATCATGGTGATCTGGTTCCTCTGCCTGGGCGTGCTGTTCATGCAGAAGGACCTGGGCACCGCGCTGCTGTTCTTCGGCCTGTTCGTGTCGATGCTGTACATCGCGACCCAGCGGGTGTCCTGGGTGGTGATCGGTGTCGGGCTGCTGGCGTTCGGCGTGTTCATCTCGACGCTGCTGCCGTTCATGGGGCACGTGAACCAGCGCATCGACATCTGGCTGAACCCGAAGCCGTACTTCGACGGCGGCTGCCTGCTGGACGACGGCAGGGTGGTCCCCGTCAACCCGAACACGGAGATCTACGAGAAGTACGACGCGGAGGGCGTCATCTCGCCGGGCTTCACGGCGTGCGCGGAGCTGGGCGGCGACTACGCCGACAGCGCGCAGCTGCTGAAGGGGCTGTTCGCGCTCGCCGAGGGCGGGGTCCTCGGCACGGGCTTCGGGCAGGGCGAGCCGTGGCGGACGCCGCTGTCGTTCAGCGACTTCATCTTCGACTCGCTCGGCGAGGAGCTCGGGCTGACCGGGCTGATGGCGCTGCTGCTGATGTACGCGTTGATCGTGCAGCGCGG
The sequence above is drawn from the Actinomadura hallensis genome and encodes:
- a CDS encoding FtsW/RodA/SpoVE family cell cycle protein, coding for MHQLGEQIRSRLPYQRRNAASLALLIFAMVLTLSAFAEVGLARDGSIPAGLFVYGGGLAVLALAAYFVQARFTPYADPLLLPLAVALNGIGLAMIYRLDLDTSADRKAAAAAGKKLLKDAADAPSQLMWTFVGIGLFVAAVLIMRDTEKTDAPLSFTPKTAQRYTYLIGLTAIILLLLPIVPGIGQQINGARVWISVGPFSVQPGEFAKILLVVFFAGYLVNKRQAMSLIGKKVGPFSLPRARDLGPIMVIWFLCLGVLFMQKDLGTALLFFGLFVSMLYIATQRVSWVVIGVGLLAFGVFISTLLPFMGHVNQRIDIWLNPKPYFDGGCLLDDGRVVPVNPNTEIYEKYDAEGVISPGFTACAELGGDYADSAQLLKGLFALAEGGVLGTGFGQGEPWRTPLSFSDFIFDSLGEELGLTGLMALLLMYALIVQRGMKTAVAARDPFLKLFAGGVSFVLALQVFVIVGGVTRLIPLTGLTTPFLSQGGSSLMANWILIAILVRMSHDARKPAPQAIQDEGMTQIVSTR